Genomic segment of Salvia hispanica cultivar TCC Black 2014 chromosome 2, UniMelb_Shisp_WGS_1.0, whole genome shotgun sequence:
TATATTTCCACCATTTCCGAACAAACTACGAAATGGTGAATAAAATACATAACCATCCGTTTATCAAGACAAAAAACAATAAGCTTGGTTTTTATGAAGTTAAAAAAACCAATAGCTTCGACCACGCACTACACGTTGGGCTTCCGTGACATTCTATACTTAGGCACGGGATTGGAAGAGCCACACGAGTACGCGAGGGTGGGGCTTTTCAGGGGGAAATCGCGCTCCAGTATACGTCCTGTTACCTTCTTTTCGACCATTTCCACTTGCCCATCCTTCCCGGGAATTAAAAAACATCCAGCTTTCTTGTTCGTTGACTCAAGGTCAAGGGGTCCTCCATCATCGAACAGCAGCTTTCGCCGAGCGCATGAGAACTTGTTAGAGCTGTTGGCTTCGGCCATTTCAACATGGCATCTATTCTGCACAGGCGCATCACAAACAACAGATTGGGTTGACACTGAGTCAGACAGTATGATCAAGGTTCCACCAACATCATCGTCGACGGCAACCAACTCGAACAACTCACGTAGCTTACTGTATGCGGGGTCACCATGGCTATGATATGCACCGAGAATGTGGTTTTCCTGCgtacaaaacaaacatatgCATGTAAAAACGTTAATATTGATTTGCAACAATCTACTAATTGGAAAAATGACACATACCGGGAGACGAGTTGCCCAAGTTTGGGATGGGACAATGATCGTGTTGTTCGGCTCGTTCCAGAACGTACCCTCCAAGTGAATGAGCTCGGTGAAAGTCTTGTACCTCTTTTCCAATAAGTGGATACGATCCACAAGTAGGCTGTTTCCCAAGACACTTGTTTCGTAGGACGATAAAGCTGAGTCAGCACATAAGTAGGCTATTCCCCAATTCCGTGCTGACTGTGGTATCCATCGCACCATAAAAACCACCTTGAATGCTTTGTATTGGACGAAAATTTGTAGTACTAGCGTCCAGCATGTACAGCGTCTTTCCCAGCGCATAACAAAATCATCTTTCCTCCTCCGCATTGACATTATGGTATCATGTCCCTTTCTTCAGTTACCGTCGACATTGTGCACCTACAAAAgatcataaaaaaacacttaGATACCCAATTCAAGTATGTTATCAAAAACATAGTAAACAAGTTATGATCATATTTATATCAAAGTAATCAAACAATTATCTAATGTATACTCAGGCAAACACACATTATTCCACATGGTATTAGCCAACTCATCCCGCATTTGATTCCACTCCGTAGATGGCTCTACTTGATCCACAAAATCAGGGATGGCAACACCATCCTCCCCATCCAGATCTTGAGTATCAGCATCAACATGTTGTTTAATTGGATCGTTGAGCATTTCACCACgtatgaaattgtgtagtaGGAAACAAGCCATGATTATACggatttagattttaattggaTAGAAACTAGCACTCCTTAATATCCCCCATCTCATCTTCAGCACGGCAAAAGCCCGCTCAATAATGTTACGAGCTCAGGTGTGCCAGAGGTTGAACAATTCTCTTGCATTTTGAGGTCTCTCACTGCCAACAACCCACTCCTTCAAGTGATACCTCACGTTTTTGTATGGAGTCAAGAAGCCTTCAGAACTTGCGTAGCCATTATCACACAAAAAGTAAGTTCCTAAAAGCACAAATGTTGCAATGGAGGGATTGCTCATCAGTTTTACAAAAACTTAGAATGAAAGTGgacaatattaaattttaatataggaTCATAGCAATTAAACCTTTGGTTACTCGCAGCCCCCCCTCTCTAGTAACAGCGTCCCTAAGCACTCGAGAGTCCCCGACAGACCCCCCCATCTTGGTagaaaatataagaatttCATGTTGCGGTCACATGTAGCCAGTGTATTGGTCGCGATCTGGCCCTTCCTTGTCTAATATCGTGGCTTATCCACGCTCCTGACTAACACGTTTATATAGGTCCCGTCCAAGGCGCCAATACAACCCTGACACAATATACAcattttccaataaaaaacCAACGCAAAGGTTGTAGCACAAGCACCAGAATTGAACTAATGACTGATATAATTGTAGTTTACCTTAAAGTGTTTCCAACGCGGGTCTACACAACTATCGGTTACTGGTTCAGGCTTAGGCAGGAGAATAGTATGGAGTCTGAGTACAGCTTTAAGCACGGCATGCACATAGTGCGATATGGTTTCACCAGAGCGCTTGAAATCAAAACCAGTTTTTCTTATGGTGGGCTAGAATGCTTTAAAAAATAGCTACTTGCTTCTCTATTAACACAAATTGACAATCCCGTAGACCACCTTGTTCTTTAAGCAGTATGCACAAACGACCAAATGCATTCCTATCCATGCGTAGGTTGGAAAAGCAGTCAACATCACTAATTGATACGAGCCTGTTCATATGCATTCGTTGACGAGGTGCCCAACCTATTAGAGAATACCTAACCCCATGGTGCATAACACGACGACATAAGCATGCTCTTCTTTTCAAGTATATGTAGATGATGAGAATCGTTTGAATACGCAGTAGGTTAAGTATGTCTTCTACCATATCGAGAATGCTCGGGTGTAAACGAAACAATCGGGCCATCACTCAGGGagaatttaggaaaaaaaCTGCATCACAATACAGCCAACAACTACATTTTACCCAACTAGCTACCATCACAACAACATGATATTTCACTTCACTCATCCAACAAATTACACATTGCACAACTATATAATAGGCAGCAGAGGTATTTTTTTAACAAGCTTTTAAGTATTGAACACACATACACCTTCGATCTAACTCAAGAAAGTGGCATAATCACACTCAAATTTTGCTTTTTCAAGAAGTGTGTAGAAATAgcaaatctattcaaatctgAAAACAGCGTAGGtaggaatttttttcaaaatgagatGAGAGGGCTAAATAAAAACAGAGCGCAACTTAAATGAGATGAAACaggatataaaaaaaataattttataatctatGGACAAAATTGGATAAAACAATTGTTGTACGAAAGCAATGAGCTTATTGAAACTgtaaaattcatgttttagaaTTTGATTCCttgcataaattatttgtgttctaagcatatggagtaattaattgttttattatgaAAGCAATTCATTCTATAATCAATCAAATAGATTATTTGTGTTCTAAGcatatggagtaattaattgttttattatgaAAGCAATTCATTCTATAATCAATCAAATAGATATTGTTCTCTGAATTTACTTAATTTGCAAGACTTCCTCATGAAATTCCAGCAATAAGAGCCAATCTATCCTATTAATCTCTAGAAAATTGCAAATAAGAAACACCTTTTGGATATTAACAATTCAGCAAAACCAGCcatgttttttttctaaagCTCTACAGAATGGACACCCAGAAACACATTTGTCATTGTTTGATCCTCAAAAATGTGGTTTTGAATGTGCTATAAAATGTCAAGTGTTCCCCATCGCCCTTGTAGATATTACTATACTCTTTCTTTGGGGTTATCACCTTTCCCATGCACAGGAGAGACCACCCCAAGAATCACAAAACCTGCCAAAACAACAATCAAGATCCCCAAAGAATTCACCAGCAATGCCTCCGTCGAGTAGCGTGATATTATCTTCTGCGTTTGTAGAAACGTTGCCTTCTCTAGAAGACCAGTCGCACAAGTAGCTACAGCTAGAGCGTAGATATACACCCCAAGA
This window contains:
- the LOC125203548 gene encoding uncharacterized protein LOC125203548; the protein is MSMRRRKDDFVMRWERRCTCWTLVLQIFVQYKAFKVVFMVRWIPQSARNWGIAYLCADSALSSYETSVLGNSLLVDRIHLLEKRYKTFTELIHLEGTFWNEPNNTIIVPSQTWATRLPENHILGAYHSHGDPAYSKLRELFELVAVDDDVGGTLIILSDSVSTQSVVCDAPVQNRCHVEMAEANSSNKFSCARRKLLFDDGGPLDLESTNKKAGCFLIPGKDGQVEMVEKKVTGRILERDFPLKSPTLAYSCGSSNPVPKYRMSRKPNV